In the bacterium SCSIO 12741 genome, GAAATTGGAGGAACAGCTAAGGATATTATTACCGTTGGCGCTTATACCTCCAAAACCCATTATACCAACATATTTGGTCAATCGGATACGGTTGGTGAAGGGGAAGGAGAGCTGGCTCTGTTTTCAAGCCTTGGGCCAACAGCTGATGGTCGGGTTAAGCCAGATATTACTGCTCCGGGACACTTGGTTGTTTCAGCGGTTAATTCCTACGATCAAGAATACCTTCGAGGTGGACCCTACGAGGGGCACTTAGTAGACAGTGTGACCGATGGAACGGATACCTGGTATTATGGGCAAATGTCAGGAACATCTATGGCTACTCCAATGACCACAGGTATCATTGCTCTTTGGCTTCAAGCTGATGAAAATCTCGATCCAAATGGAATCAAAGATCTGTTGAATGGCCACTCCATTAAAGATCAACACACAGGTAGTATTCCTTCAGGAGGAAATAACTTCTGGGGAAGAGGGAAAATTGATGCTTTGGCTGTAATGACAGAGCTGGAAAGCTACTTTGGAATTAGCGAAGCAGAAGAAAGTGAAGGCTGGACGGTATATCCTAATCCAACTCAAGGTGAGGTGACTATTAAGTTGGATCAAGGAGAGGTCTCCAACATTCAGCTAACGGATTTGAGCGGTCGAATCCTACATCAGGAAAATCAATTGTCAGGAAGTCAGTTGACCCTGGATTTGAGCGACTGGAATCAAGGCTTGTATTTATTGAGTCTTTCCGATGCTCAAGGAAAAAACTATGCTGCCCGTTTGATCGTGGGTCAGTAAGCGGTTAAGAATAATAAGAAGGAAGCGTTACTCCGATTCGGGGTAGCGCTTTTTTTATAGAATCATTCCAACAATGGTAGCTGAAGTAAGAGAGGCAAGCGTTCCTCCGATTAAGGCCTTTAATCCATATTCTGAAAGCTGTTTGCGCTGAGATGGAGCCAAGGACCCAATTCCTCCGATCTGGATGCCAATAGAAGCGAAATTGGCAAAACCACAAAGGATATAAGTTGCCATCACAATGGATTTTTGACTGGCAAAGGCTCCTGCATCTTTAAGTTCTGCTAAGCTTGCATAGCCTACAAATTCAGAAACGATAATCTTTTCACCCAATAATTGACCAACCAGTGTCATGTCAGGTCCTTCTACCCCGATAAGCCACATTAATGGGGCGAAGATGTATCCCAGCACCATTTGAAGCGAAAGGCCAGTATACTTGTTGTTGGTCCAATCGGCAACCAGATCGTTGATGTGGGTGTATTCGCCCAGCATGTTCAAGCCATAGTTAACCATGGCAATGAAGGCAAAAAAGACCAGAAGCATGGCTCCCACATTAACAGCCAGTTTTAGCCCTTCTGTGGTTCCATTAGACAAGGCATCCAGAAAATTGGAGCCCACTTGTTGTTTAGATACTTCAATATTGGAGTTGATTTCTTCGGTTTGCGGAACCAGAATTTTGGAGATGACAATGGCCCCTGGTGCTGCCATAATAGAGGCGGCTAATAAGTGCTTGGCATAGAAAAGTCGCTGTACTTCATCACCACCACCCAAGAAAGCGATGTAAGCTGATAAAACTCCACCTGCAACCGTAGCCATACCTCCCACCATTACCAGTAAGATTTCTGACCGGTTCATCGAGGCCAGGTAGTTCTTGATCATCAATGGAGATTCCGTTTGGCCCAGGAATATGTTTCCCGCTACCGATAGGCTTTCAGCTCCGCTCACTTTTAAGAATCGGGTGAAAAGTCCGGCTAATCCCTTTACAACTACCTGAATAATTCCCAAATAGAAAAGGACGGAGGTAAGGGCCGAGAAAAAGATGATTGTAGGAAGAACCTGAAAGGCAAATACAAAGCCGAAGGATTCCTGATCCATGATGTAGTTGCCAAATAGGAATAAGCTCCCCTCCCTGGTGAATTCCAGAATCAGTATAAAAGCCTTACCAACCAATTCAAAGGCCCTTTGGACGTAATAGATTTTAAGAATTAGAACGGCTAAAACCAATTGCATGGAAAGACCAACGCCTACCAATCTCCAGGAGATAGCTTTTCGGTTGGAACTAAATAACCAGGCAATAAAGATGATGACTAACATGCCCAATGCACCTCGTGCAATAGACATGAAATTGAGGGCCAGTAGTAAGCTCATGCCGGGAAAGTTACTACTTTCTCCGATTTAGCTCGTCACGGATCTGGGAAGCGAATTCGTAGTCTTCTGCATCCAAGGCGTCACGTAGCATTTCTTCAAGCTGTTCCTGGGTTTTGGAAACCAGGGGCTTGTCCTCTTGAACTTCTTCTTCACTTGTTTCTTCCATCGGACGAATGGCAGCATCTTCGTCAATGATGACACCGGCATTTTTAAGGATGAATTCATACGTGAAGACCGGACATTTAAATCGTACAGCCAGGGCAATGGCATCTGAAGTACGCGCATCAATTTCCACTCGCTCTCCCGAAGGAGATAGGCAAATCAATTGAGCGTAGAACACCCCTTCCTTTAGGTTGTAGATAATGACCTCTTCCAGGTTGATTGAAAAAGCTTCGGCAAAATGCTTGAATACATCATGCGTTAGCGGACGGCTTGGTTTCATCTGCTCCAACTCAATAGCGATAGCCTGAGCTTCGAAACTGCCAATAATGATTGGTAAGCTACGGTTTCCCTCCACCTCGCTCAGAACAAGGGCATACGCCCCCGTCTGAGTTTGGCTATAGGATAAACCTGATATTTCAAGTTTGATTTTTTCTTCCATCGATTCAGATTCGATGCGTTAAGACCAAATTAGGCCAGGATATTTTTTGTTGCTTCGACCAATTTAGGAACTACTTCAAAAGCATCTCCAACGATACCGTAATCGGCTGCCTTAAAGAAAGGAGCTTCAGGGTCCGTATTGATAACTACGATCACCTTGGATCCGTTAACTCCAGCCAAGTGCTGAATAGCTCCGGAAATACCAATGGCGATGTACAAGTTTGGACGAATAGCAATACCTGTTTGACCTACGTGCTCGTGGTGAGGTCTCCATCCGATATCGGCAACGGGACGAGAACAAGCAGTAGCAGCGCCTAAGTTTTCGGCCAATTCTTCTACCATTCCCCAGTTTTCAGGACCTTTCAATCCGCGACCTGCACTTACCACCATTTCGGCTTCGGTCAAATCGAGTTTGCCTTCGGTTCCTTTCTTGCGGAATTCTTTGAAACGTACTTTGCTTGCACCTGCTTCTTCAGCAACTTTCTCAACGGAAGCACTTCCGTCGGTAGTTTCTACTGAAAGTGAGTTAGGCAATACAGTCAATACTTTGTTGTCAGAACTTACGGAGAACTGAGCGAAAGCTTTTCCTGAGAAAACCGCTTTGTTAACTACAAAACCATTTGATGTGTCAGGCAATGCCACCACACCAGAAACGATACCAGCATTTCTTTTGGCAGCTACAATAGGAGCTACTGCTTTTCCACCGTGATCGTGGGCAGTAACAACGATTGATGCTCCAAGAGCGTCAGCCTTTTGGGATACCCATAGAGCAAGCTGGCTATTGTCATGTCCATCGATGGCAGTATTGCAAATCACTTTGCTGGCACCAAATTGACCCAAAGCGGCCAAAGCGCTATCATCCACATTACCAAAAGTCAATGCGGTACAATCAGCGTCCATTTGAGAAGCGTAGTAAACAGCTTCATTGGAAGATTTTAAAATCTTTCCGTCTTTATTTTCTACTAAAACTACTACTGCCATCTTAAATAACTTTTGCTTCGTTTCTTAATAGATCAATTAGCTCAGCTGCATTATCCGGATCGATGAAACGACACTCAGATTTGGCAGGAGGAAGGCTGTAAGAGCTTACCTCAGTTGAAGTAGCGCTACCTGAAGCAGGTACTACTTCCAATTTTTTGGTTCTTGCGGCCATAATTCCACGCATGTTAGGAATACGCTGCTCGGCCATTCCCTTAGCTGCACTCAATACAAGAGGAAGGTCAGCTTCCAGTACTTCGGTTCCACCTTGAACGTCACATTCAATAGTGGCAACAGTACCGGCCACATCAAGTTTAGTAGCTTGAGATAGGAATGGCATGTCCAACAAGGCTGCGATCATTCCTGGTACTTGAGCGCCATTGTAGTTAATGGTTTCTTTACCAGCGAGAATAAGGTCGTAGTTTTTGTCTTTGGCGTAATTGGCAATTTCGTTAGCAACCTGCAAAGCATCGGTAGCAGAAGCATCGATACGAACGGCAGAATCGGCACCAATAGCGAGGGCCTTACGAATAATCGGATCATTTTCCGCACCACCAACGGTAATAGTAGTTACTGTTCCTCCAAGAGTTTCTTTCAGCTCCAATCCACGCACCAAAGCATACCACTCGTCATAAGGGTTAACGATAAACTGTACGCCAGCCTCGTTAAATTTCGTATCCCCATCGGTGAACGAAATCTTCGTTGTGGTATCCGGTGCTTTACTTATACAAACCAGAATATTCATAGAAATTATTTGCTTCAAATTAAGGCTGCAAAGGTAAGTAAAAAACGTCCTGCTTGGAGGGGGGAGAGCTGACCACTTCAGGTGCGGATTTGCTTTGAAGTCTGCGAGATCAGGCCGGTCCGTTAAATGGTCAATTTTCTTTAGGGCTGAATTTGTATTATATCCTATTTTTGTGGCCCTTCAAAATCGAAGAACAATGAGAGTGATTCAATTTCGTGAGGCCCTGAGAGAGGCGATGAGTGAAGAAATGAGACGTGACAACAACGTCTTTCTGATGGGTGAAGAGGTAGCCGAATACAACGGTGCCTATAAGGTAAGCCAGGGAATGTTGGACGAATTTGGTCCAGACCGGGTTATCGATACACCTATTGCTGAACTGGGTTTTGCCGGAATCGGTGTGGGAGCTGCCATGAATGGATTGCGTCCCATCGTTGAGTTTATGACCTGGAATTTCGCCATCTTGGCGGCGGACCAAATTATTAACTCGGCAGCCAAAATGCTCCAGATGAGTGGTGGGCAATACCACGTACCCATCGTTTTCCGCGGTGGAAATGGTCAGGCTGGTCAGTTGGCGGCAACACACTCCCAGAGTTTCGAAGCCTTTTACGCTCACGTACCAGGACTAAAAGTTCTTACTCCTTCTAATCCATACGACGCTAAAGGATTGTTGAAAGCTGCGATCCGTGATGAAGATCCAGTAGTTTTCCTGGAGTCTGAAAAAATGTATGGTGATAAAGGTGAAGTGCCGGATAGTGAATATATTATTCCAATTGGTCAGGCCAACGTAAAAAGAACCGGTACTCATTGTACCATCGTAACCTTCGGAAAAATCATCAAGATTGTGGACGAAGCTGCTGAAGCTTTGGCCAAAGAAGGAATTGAGGTAGAAGTGATCGACTTGCGTACCATTCGTCCATGGGATGAGGCTACCGTTATTAAATCGGTGATGAAGACCAATCGCTTGTTGATTGTGGAAGAGTCTTGGCCAGTTGCTTCTATCGCTTCTGAGATTTCTTTCCGGGTTCAGCGTGAAGCCTTCGATTACCTCGATGCGCCTATCCGTCGATTGACTCAAAAGGATACTCCTTTTGCCTTTGCTACCACACTTATCGATGAGGCACTTCCTCACACCGAAGATGTGGTTCGTGTGGTGAAGGAGCTGATGTATCAGGCCTAAGTCCTTCTCGGTAGATCCGAACCTTCTGTTTTTTATTATCCCTCTGTCATTCAGCAGGTTATTATATCTGGGAAATACAATTTGTACGAACCGATATAAAGCCTACTTTTGCTGGCTTTTAACGCTATCTGTTAGAGATTAAATAAGTTATCAATAGAAATTAAATAAGAATGGAACAGAACATCATTTTTGTGCCAATTGCACTTTCGATCCTCGGACTTCTCTTTATGCTCGTCAAAATGAGCTGGGTAAAAAAGCAAGCTCCCGGAAGTGAGCGGATGCAATTTATTTCCAAGAGTATTAAAGAAGGTGCTCTTGCCTTTTTGAATGCAGAATACCGTTTGTTGGTCATTTTCGCTGTTGTTGCAGCAGGTCTGTTGTTTGTGATTTCAACTTTGGTGCCTACCACCAGTTGGATGATTGTACCGGCTTTCATTTTCGGAGCCATTTTTTCGGCCTTGGCTGGAAACATCGGAATGCGTGTTGCTACCGAAGCTAATGCTCGTACTGCAGAAGCAGCTAAAACAAGTTTGCCACAAGCTCTTAAAGTTTCCTTCGGTGGAGGTACTGTAATGGGATTGGGTGTAGCTGGATTGGCTGTACTCGGATTGAGTCTGTTCTTTATGTTTTTTGCTTCCCAGTTTATGGGTGGAGGCGGAGACTTCTACGGAAATATGACTGTGGTTCTTGAGGCCTTGGCTGGTTTCTCTCTGGGAGCTGAGTCAATCGCCTTGTTTGCTCGTGTGGGTGGTGGTATTTATACCAAAGCTGCTGACGTTGGAGCTGACCTGGTAGGTAAAGTAGAAGCAGGCATCCCAGAAGATGATCCACGTAACCCGGCAACTATTGCTGATAACGTAGGAGATAACGTAGGTGACGTAGCTGGTATGGGAGCCGACCTTTTTGGTTCGTATGTAGCTACCGTTTTGGCGGCCATGGTACTGGGTAACTATGTGATTCGCGATATGAGCGAAACAGTTGGTTTCTCCGATGCTTTCAACAACATGGGCCCAATCCTTCTTCCAATGGTTATCGCCGGAGTTGGAATTTTGGCTTCTATTATCGGAACATTCCTGGTAAAAATTGGAAGCAACGATGCTAAAGAACCTCAAGTACAAAAAGCTTTGGATATCGGAAACTGGACCTCTATCATTTTGACTTTGATCGCCAGTTACTTCCTGATCAACTGGATGCTTCCTGAAACCATGAACATGAAGTTCTTCGGTGAAGGATATAAAGAAGTAGCTTCTATCAATGTTTTCTACTCGGCTTGTATTGGTCTTGCAGTAGGAGCTTTGATCTCTATGGTGACTGCTTACTATACCAGTTTGGGTAAAAAACCAGTATTGGATATCGTACAAAATTCTTCTACCGGTGCTGCTACCAATATTATCGCTGGTTTGGCCGTAGGTATGAAGTCCACTTTTGCTTCAGTAATCCTTTTTGCTGCTGCCATTTACGGTTCTTATGCCTTAGCCGGTTTCTACGGTGTGGCTTTGGCCGCTTCTGCTATGATGGCTACCACAGCTATGCAGTTGGCTATCGATGCTTTCGGACCGATTGCAGATAACGCTGGTGGAGTTGCTGAAATGAGTGAATTGGAAGACCACGTTCGTGAGCGTACCGATATTTTGGACTCTGTAGGTAATACTACTGCAGCTGTTGGAAAAGGATTTGCGATCGCTTCTGCAGCATTGACTGCTTTGGCTCTGTTTGCTGCTTACGTAACCTTTACTGGTATCGACGGTATCAACATTTTTAAAGCAGACGTTTTGGCCATGCTTTTTGTAGGAGGTATGATTCCGGTTGTATTCTCAGCCATGGCTATGAAGTCAGTGGGTAAAGCAGCCATGGAAATGGTTCAGGAAGTACGTCGTCAGTTCCGCGAAATTCCTGGAATTATGGAAGGTACTGGTACTCCTGAGTACGCCAAGTGTGTAGATATCTCTACCAAGGCTGCCTTGAAAGAGATGTTGCTTCCTGGTTTGATTACCATCATTACTCCAATTATCGTTGGTTTGGTTTTCGGATCTGAGCCTCTTGGAGGTTACATGGCTGGTGTTTGTGTAAGTGGTGTTATGTGGGCCATCTTCCAGAACAACGCTGGTGGTGCCTGGGACAACGCTAAGAAATCTTTTGAAGCAGGTGTAATGATCGACGGTGAAATGACTTACAAAGGATCTGATGCTCACAAAGCAGCCGTAACAGGTGATACTGTAGGTGATCCATTTAAAGATACTTCTGGTCCATCCATGAACATTTTGATTAAGTTGACTTGTTTGGTTGGTTTGGTAATTGCCCCAATCTTAGGTCAAATGGAAGGAAACGGAGAGCACGCTTCTAAAGATCAAACCCCAACTGAAATTGAGGTTTCTGAAGCAACTAATAGCACCATTAACACTATTCACTAAGAAGTATGAAATTGATTTGGCAAACTGCTGTTCTGGGATTAGCGTTGGTAGCCTTTGGTTGCAATTCTGAAGGAGCTTCTAATTCTGCAAAAAATCAAGACTCTACTACCGAAGCAGGAAGTATGACCCAGGCGGATGCTCCGGCCAAGGCATACGAATACTTGCTCAACAAGGAAGAGAGTAGTGTAGATTGGATGGGGAATAAGCCCACTGGATCACACAATGGAAACATTAGTTTTTCAAACGGAGCCATGGGTTTCAATGGGAACATGGACTTGAATCATGGCGTGGTAGAGGTGGATATGACTACCATTACTTGTATCGATATTCAGGATGAAGAGGATAACAAGGATTTCGTCGGGCATTTGAAAAATGAAGACTTCTTTGACGTTACTAAGTATCCTACTGCCAATTTGATGGTCATGTCCATGACTCAAAAAGGTAGTGATGGAACTTTCCAGATTGAAGGTGAAATTGTAATCAAAGGAATTAATCGTATCGTTTCTTTCGAAGCACAGCGGAAGATGAATGGCGATCAAATGATCTTTGATGGAATTTTGATCCTGGACAGAACTGAATTTAATGTGACTTACAAGTCCAAATCTGTTTTTGGCGATTTGGGTGATAAATTCATCTACGACGAATTTACACTGAACTTCCACCTGGTGTTTGATCCGGTGAGATAAGATATATCTTAGTTAAAAGAGCTTGACCGCCTGTCTGGTAGTTGATTAGTTTCAGCTGTTGGCAGGCGGTCTTTTTTTGGGGGCTCGTAGAATTTTCTACATTTGGCGGCATGAGGATTACCATTGTGCTTGCTTTTTTGGTTGGATCATCCTTACTCGGTAGTGCTCAAGACTACGTCGATCTGGCTAAGTTTACCTATTTAAATTCCCCATTTAACCGCTATTCCAACGCCGATACGGTGGTAGACGTGGCCCGTGTTCAGGAATTCTACCTGGACCTTACGGTTCCCATTAAATTGCAAAAAGGCCATGCCATCATCACGGGGATCACCTTGGAGCAATTAAGCCTGCAAACTGCCCCTGAAGGGTATAATGTTAATCAGGTGTTCTCCACGGCCCTTAAGATGGGTATGAACTACAAACACAGCGAAAAACTCGAGGGAACGTACCTCTTCATGCCTAAGTTCTCTTCCGATTTTCACGACATCGGTAGAAAGGATCTTCAGCTTGGAGGGTTGGTGCTCTACAAATACCACAAAAAAGAGTTCTTAAAGTACCGCTTCGGTATGTATTACAATTCGGAGCTATTCGGGCCTTTTTTCGTGCCTTTAGTGGGTTTCTGGCATCGGAGTAAGAATAAGAAGTTTGAGGCCAACGTAACGCTGCCAGTTTGGGTTGATTTGAACTACCGCTTTACGAAGTGGTTTACTGCGGGGCTAAACTTCAGTTCTTTTGTACGGTCTTATTACCTAACGCCTCATTCTACCCAAGGTAGGGAGGAGTATCTGGTGAAGGCGTCTAACGAGCTTTATGCTTACGGGCAATTTCACCTGACCAAGTCGGTTTTACTTCAAGGTAAAATTGGGTATTCCATCGGCCGAAGATTTGCCGCCTACGATGTAGAAGATCGGGTAACGTTTGGATTCATGGCTTTCCGATTTGGTGATGATCGCGACCGGAATAACGGTACATTTAGCGATGGTCTGATTTTTCAGGGCAGGTTAATTTACCGCTTCGATTTATCGAAGGCGGAGCCTGAGCCTGCTCCCATACCTGGAAGCTAATTAAGTTAACAGGAAATTAGAAAAGGCCGTGTAGCTCGGCATCTACTCGGGAAATGATTTTTCCCAAGTCTTCTTTGTCTTCTTTGAAGTTGTTTTCATCGACATTCACAACCACCAAACGGCCTTTGTTGTAGGTAGAAATCCAAGCTTCATAGCGTTCATTCAAGCGTTTTAGATAGTCCAGGCGAATTTGCTCTTCGTATTCACGCCCACGTTGCTGAATCTGGCTTACCAAAGTAGGAACCGAAGCACGCAAGTAAATAATCAAATCCGGAGCTGCGATGAACGATTCCATCAGGTTGAAGAGAGAAAAATAATTCTCAAAATCCCGGGTAGTCATCAAGCCCATGCTGTGCAAGTTGGGCGCAAAGATGAAGGCATCTTCATAGATCGTACGATCCTGAATGATTCCTCTTCCTTTTTGCTTAATGTCTTGAATTTGAGCAAAGCGACTATTGAGGTAATAGATCTGCAGGTTGAAAGACCAACGTTGCATATCATCGTAGAAATCATTCAGGTAAGGGTTCTCATCAACGTCCTCAAAGTGGGGTTCCCACTTATAATGTTTGGACAGAAGGGTAGTCAGAGTTGTTTTTCCTGAACCTATGTTTCCTGCGATGGCTACGTGCATATTTTTTCCTCCTAGGCTAAATTAAAAAGCACACTAAATTATAAAAACTGACTGCGCGGTCAAGTAAAAGTTCTCAACAATCAGGGGGATTGTTTAAGGATGTTTAACTGGCTATTATTCAGAATGTTGATTCTGTTTTTAGTAAGGAGAATCTGCTGATTTTCCTCCTCAAAATGCATCACGGTGTCCGAATCGAGAGTGGTGAGGTTAAAGTTTATCAAATAGGGGGTAGAATAATAGATCAAATTTCCATCCTTCACTTGGATTTCGGCCGGGCAACAAATGGGGATTGTCTTGTAATAGGCCCCGAAAATATCAAAGACCAAAACGCCGCGATCAGGATCTACTACATACAGCCAGTTGTTGATTTCTCGCATGTAAATCGGCTCGGGGATAAAACCCAATAATTGATTTAAATCTCCGCTTCGGGCAATGTGTTGGTTGCTTTTATCCAGCCGGATGAGTTCGAATCGGGTTTTATCGAATAACCAAATACCGTTGCCATGCGATGTACATACCTGCGATACTTGAACAAATCCGAGTTCGTCGAGTGGAATGTCCCTACCTCTCAGTGCCAATTGATTGTCCAGAAA is a window encoding:
- a CDS encoding Na+ dependent nucleoside transporter encodes the protein MSLLLALNFMSIARGALGMLVIIFIAWLFSSNRKAISWRLVGVGLSMQLVLAVLILKIYYVQRAFELVGKAFILILEFTREGSLFLFGNYIMDQESFGFVFAFQVLPTIIFFSALTSVLFYLGIIQVVVKGLAGLFTRFLKVSGAESLSVAGNIFLGQTESPLMIKNYLASMNRSEILLVMVGGMATVAGGVLSAYIAFLGGGDEVQRLFYAKHLLAASIMAAPGAIVISKILVPQTEEINSNIEVSKQQVGSNFLDALSNGTTEGLKLAVNVGAMLLVFFAFIAMVNYGLNMLGEYTHINDLVADWTNNKYTGLSLQMVLGYIFAPLMWLIGVEGPDMTLVGQLLGEKIIVSEFVGYASLAELKDAGAFASQKSIVMATYILCGFANFASIGIQIGGIGSLAPSQRKQLSEYGLKALIGGTLASLTSATIVGMIL
- a CDS encoding bifunctional nuclease family protein, giving the protein MEEKIKLEISGLSYSQTQTGAYALVLSEVEGNRSLPIIIGSFEAQAIAIELEQMKPSRPLTHDVFKHFAEAFSINLEEVIIYNLKEGVFYAQLICLSPSGERVEIDARTSDAIALAVRFKCPVFTYEFILKNAGVIIDEDAAIRPMEETSEEEVQEDKPLVSKTQEQLEEMLRDALDAEDYEFASQIRDELNRRK
- a CDS encoding electron transfer flavoprotein subunit alpha/FixB family protein, whose translation is MAVVVLVENKDGKILKSSNEAVYYASQMDADCTALTFGNVDDSALAALGQFGASKVICNTAIDGHDNSQLALWVSQKADALGASIVVTAHDHGGKAVAPIVAAKRNAGIVSGVVALPDTSNGFVVNKAVFSGKAFAQFSVSSDNKVLTVLPNSLSVETTDGSASVEKVAEEAGASKVRFKEFRKKGTEGKLDLTEAEMVVSAGRGLKGPENWGMVEELAENLGAATACSRPVADIGWRPHHEHVGQTGIAIRPNLYIAIGISGAIQHLAGVNGSKVIVVINTDPEAPFFKAADYGIVGDAFEVVPKLVEATKNILA
- a CDS encoding electron transfer flavoprotein subunit beta/FixA family protein; amino-acid sequence: MNILVCISKAPDTTTKISFTDGDTKFNEAGVQFIVNPYDEWYALVRGLELKETLGGTVTTITVGGAENDPIIRKALAIGADSAVRIDASATDALQVANEIANYAKDKNYDLILAGKETINYNGAQVPGMIAALLDMPFLSQATKLDVAGTVATIECDVQGGTEVLEADLPLVLSAAKGMAEQRIPNMRGIMAARTKKLEVVPASGSATSTEVSSYSLPPAKSECRFIDPDNAAELIDLLRNEAKVI
- a CDS encoding pyruvate dehydrogenase complex E1 component subunit beta → MRVIQFREALREAMSEEMRRDNNVFLMGEEVAEYNGAYKVSQGMLDEFGPDRVIDTPIAELGFAGIGVGAAMNGLRPIVEFMTWNFAILAADQIINSAAKMLQMSGGQYHVPIVFRGGNGQAGQLAATHSQSFEAFYAHVPGLKVLTPSNPYDAKGLLKAAIRDEDPVVFLESEKMYGDKGEVPDSEYIIPIGQANVKRTGTHCTIVTFGKIIKIVDEAAEALAKEGIEVEVIDLRTIRPWDEATVIKSVMKTNRLLIVEESWPVASIASEISFRVQREAFDYLDAPIRRLTQKDTPFAFATTLIDEALPHTEDVVRVVKELMYQA
- a CDS encoding sodium-translocating pyrophosphatase, which produces MEQNIIFVPIALSILGLLFMLVKMSWVKKQAPGSERMQFISKSIKEGALAFLNAEYRLLVIFAVVAAGLLFVISTLVPTTSWMIVPAFIFGAIFSALAGNIGMRVATEANARTAEAAKTSLPQALKVSFGGGTVMGLGVAGLAVLGLSLFFMFFASQFMGGGGDFYGNMTVVLEALAGFSLGAESIALFARVGGGIYTKAADVGADLVGKVEAGIPEDDPRNPATIADNVGDNVGDVAGMGADLFGSYVATVLAAMVLGNYVIRDMSETVGFSDAFNNMGPILLPMVIAGVGILASIIGTFLVKIGSNDAKEPQVQKALDIGNWTSIILTLIASYFLINWMLPETMNMKFFGEGYKEVASINVFYSACIGLAVGALISMVTAYYTSLGKKPVLDIVQNSSTGAATNIIAGLAVGMKSTFASVILFAAAIYGSYALAGFYGVALAASAMMATTAMQLAIDAFGPIADNAGGVAEMSELEDHVRERTDILDSVGNTTAAVGKGFAIASAALTALALFAAYVTFTGIDGINIFKADVLAMLFVGGMIPVVFSAMAMKSVGKAAMEMVQEVRRQFREIPGIMEGTGTPEYAKCVDISTKAALKEMLLPGLITIITPIIVGLVFGSEPLGGYMAGVCVSGVMWAIFQNNAGGAWDNAKKSFEAGVMIDGEMTYKGSDAHKAAVTGDTVGDPFKDTSGPSMNILIKLTCLVGLVIAPILGQMEGNGEHASKDQTPTEIEVSEATNSTINTIH
- a CDS encoding YceI family protein — encoded protein: MKLIWQTAVLGLALVAFGCNSEGASNSAKNQDSTTEAGSMTQADAPAKAYEYLLNKEESSVDWMGNKPTGSHNGNISFSNGAMGFNGNMDLNHGVVEVDMTTITCIDIQDEEDNKDFVGHLKNEDFFDVTKYPTANLMVMSMTQKGSDGTFQIEGEIVIKGINRIVSFEAQRKMNGDQMIFDGILILDRTEFNVTYKSKSVFGDLGDKFIYDEFTLNFHLVFDPVR
- a CDS encoding deoxynucleoside kinase, translated to MHVAIAGNIGSGKTTLTTLLSKHYKWEPHFEDVDENPYLNDFYDDMQRWSFNLQIYYLNSRFAQIQDIKQKGRGIIQDRTIYEDAFIFAPNLHSMGLMTTRDFENYFSLFNLMESFIAAPDLIIYLRASVPTLVSQIQQRGREYEEQIRLDYLKRLNERYEAWISTYNKGRLVVVNVDENNFKEDKEDLGKIISRVDAELHGLF